CTTGAAAATGACTGTCGAACGCTACACGCCCGACAACACCATGCCCAAGACCGACGAAAAGTTCATCAGGAAGTAGCCCTATGAAATCGCCCGCGTTGTTTTCGACATTGCTACTGGCTTTGTTTTTGAGCCTCTTTGCTGCGTGTTCCGACGACAGCTCGTCCTCGCCGACAGATGCCGGGGAAGCTGTCGAATCCAGCGTCTCGCAAGACGGCAAAAACTCCGCGACTTCGAGTTCTGCAACTTCAAAGGACGAAACTTCATCCAGTTCCGCGACATCGGCAAATAAATCCCGTGGCAAAACACTCGTGGCTTACTTTTCCAGAACGGGCAACACTAAGCCACTGGCCGAATACACTGCGGAATACCTGGACGCAACATTGTTCGAAATCACCGCAAAAATCCCTTACACCGACGAAGACATCGCCTATTATACGGACTGCCGCGCCGACCGCGAACAGAAAGACGAATCCGCCCGCCCCGAAATCGCGACCGCTGTCGAGAACATGGACGAATACGATACCGTCATCATCGCGCACCCGATATGGCACGGGATTGCACCCCGCATCATAAGCACGTTCCTCGAGGGCTACGACTTTTCCGGCAAGACCTTGCTCACCTTCTGCACGTCGGCTTCAAGCCCGCTGGGCCAAAGCGCCAAACTGCTGCAGGAACTTACGCCCAATTCCACCTGGCTCGAAAGCAAGCGCTTCGCCATCGGCACCAGCCGCGAGGAAATCGAAGAATGGCTGGAAGACGTTCTGCACCCGTAACCCATAGTCGACCATCATCGGGATTGCCATGAATTTTAAGAATTACTTAACTGCAAGCGTTGTTTTGACCGCATTCCTGGCCGCGGCCGCCTTTGCCGGTGGTGCCATCGACGTTCATTCCCACATGATTCCTGCGGATTATTTGGCCAATTTGCAAAAGCATAACGCTCTGCTGGACGAAGGTTTTCCGCTCCCCAAGTGGGACGTGAGCGCCCACCTGAAATGGATGGACGAAGCCCAGGTGCAAACCTCTGTTTTGACGCTGGCTGCCCCGCAGCCCTATTTCGGCGACGCGAACGAAAGTGCCGCCATCATCCGCAAGGTGAACGAGGTCGGTGCATCCCTGAAAAAGCAACACCCTGGCCGGTTCATGTACTGCGCGGCACTCCCGCTGCCCGACGTGAAAAAGTCCATCGTCGAAGCGGCTTACGCCCTCGATACGCTCAAGGCCGACTGCATCAAGCTTGCGACCAACGTAAAGGGTCAGTACCTGGGCGCGCCCGAACTGGACCCCCTGTTTGACTACCTGAACAAAAAGCACTCCGTCGTGATTCTGCACCCGCACAGGCCGGAGCCCGTCAACAAGGACGTAATGAAGCAGACGCCGCTTGCCATGCAGGAATACCTTTCCGAAACCACCCGAGCCGTCACCAACATGATTTCCAGGAACGTGCTGGCCCGCTACCCGAACGTGAAGGTGGTGGTGCCCCATTGCGGTGCATACCTCCCGCTCGCCTTGCCCCGCATGAAGTCGCTGATTCCCGTGATGCAGCAGAACAAGCTCATCGGGAAAATCGACTGGGAAAAGAACCTGGCCTCGCTCTATTACGACCTTGCCGGAGCGCACTCCGCAGAGACCATCCGCATGATGCTCACCATCACCACGCCCGACCACTTGCTTTACGGCTCCGATTACCCCTACGTGGCGCCCAAGGTGCTTACTGCGAGCATAGAACGGCTCAAGGCCTACCTGAAAAAAGAGGCTGACCTTGCGCCCTATTACGACATGATTCTTGAAGGCAACGCCCGCGCGCTGTTTGTCGATAAGGCATCCAGCGGGAAATAGATTCTACGCCAACGTCACCTTGAAAAATTCCACGTTCATTTCGCGGTCGGCGAGCGGCACAATCTTGCGGTCCTTGGGAATTTCGTAATCGAACTGGTGGTCCGAAACGAAGGTCAACAGCGATGACTGTTCGATGAGCTTTGAAATGCCCTTCACGCTGTCGTGCTTGATGAAGGTGACATCGGGAATCTTCTTGCGCTTGACCTGCTCCCAGAACCCTACGTTGCTGCGCTGGATGATGGTTTCGCCCTTGAGTTCCCGGAGCCTGATGGACTTGCGCTTGGCGAGCGGGTGTTTTTTCGGGAGTGCAATCGAGAGCCGCTCCTGCATATACTTTTCGGCGCGGTATTTCTTTGCGCGTGGGGCCCTGAGCGTGATGCCGATATCCGCCGAGCCCTCGTTCAGCGCCTTCAGAACGCCCGCCTCGTTGTCGATAATTTCGTAAGTGACCTGCGCACCGGGGTATTTTTCCTGCAGTTCCTGCACCATCCGCATGGCGGGGAGGATGGCCACCGACGCGATGGAAAACGTGCGCGTGCCTGCCCCCTGCGGACTCACCTTTTCCATCATCTCGCCTTGCAAATCCATGATGCGCTTCGCGTATTCGGCAACCGTGCGTCCCTTCTCGTTCAGCTCGATGCGGTTCTTTTTGCGCTCAAAGAGAGGTGCGCCTATTTCGACTTCCAGCTTCTTGAACGCGCGGCTCACCGCCGGCTGCGAAGTGTAGAGCTTGTCCGCTACGGTAGAAAGCGTCCCGTATTCCAGGAACCCGGCCAGCAATCGCAAGATGTAAGTCTCGACAAACATAAAAAGCCCCTTTTGGGGAGAATATAATAATTCTGCTATGCGTCAAGCGAATAGTGGGGCTATTTTCACCAGTTTTCGTAGCGGTGTCCCGTATCGAGGGCGGCGATTTGCTTCATTTCGTCGTCTGTCAACTCGAAATCGAAAATCGAGATGTTCTCTGCGATGTGGTCGGGGTTCTTGGAGCCCGGAATGGCAATGTAGCCCGATTGCACATGCCAGCGCAACACCACCTGTGCGGCCGATTTCCCGTGAGCCTTCGCTATCATTGCGACAACTTTGTTCCCCAAGACGTCTTCGGTGTGGCCGCGCCCGCCCAGCGGGTAATAAGATTCCACCACAGCGCCGTAGCGCTTTGCGTATTCCTTGAATTCCGTGTTCTGGTAAAACACATGGTTTTCGTTTTGCACCACGGCAGGCTTGATTTCGAAATCGGCAAAAAAGCGCTTCGCCGTCTTTTCGGTGTAGTAGTTCGAAATGCCGATGGAACGAATTTTCTTCGCCTTCACCGCACGTTCCATAGCCTTGTAAACCGCCTTGTCCTCGGCGTCGCTCCCGTGCTGGTGCAACAGCATCAAATCAATATATTCGAGCCCCAGTTTTTCAAGAGAGTCGTCGATGTCTTCGTCCAGGGAACTGCTCCACGGCACAAGTTTCGACGTCACGAACAAATCTTCGCGCTTCACGAGCCCATCGTCAATCGCCCGG
The genomic region above belongs to Fibrobacter sp. and contains:
- a CDS encoding amidohydrolase; this encodes MNFKNYLTASVVLTAFLAAAAFAGGAIDVHSHMIPADYLANLQKHNALLDEGFPLPKWDVSAHLKWMDEAQVQTSVLTLAAPQPYFGDANESAAIIRKVNEVGASLKKQHPGRFMYCAALPLPDVKKSIVEAAYALDTLKADCIKLATNVKGQYLGAPELDPLFDYLNKKHSVVILHPHRPEPVNKDVMKQTPLAMQEYLSETTRAVTNMISRNVLARYPNVKVVVPHCGAYLPLALPRMKSLIPVMQQNKLIGKIDWEKNLASLYYDLAGAHSAETIRMMLTITTPDHLLYGSDYPYVAPKVLTASIERLKAYLKKEADLAPYYDMILEGNARALFVDKASSGK
- a CDS encoding LysR family transcriptional regulator, coding for MFVETYILRLLAGFLEYGTLSTVADKLYTSQPAVSRAFKKLEVEIGAPLFERKKNRIELNEKGRTVAEYAKRIMDLQGEMMEKVSPQGAGTRTFSIASVAILPAMRMVQELQEKYPGAQVTYEIIDNEAGVLKALNEGSADIGITLRAPRAKKYRAEKYMQERLSIALPKKHPLAKRKSIRLRELKGETIIQRSNVGFWEQVKRKKIPDVTFIKHDSVKGISKLIEQSSLLTFVSDHQFDYEIPKDRKIVPLADREMNVEFFKVTLA
- a CDS encoding aldo/keto reductase; translated protein: MQNSKGAAPTVKLNSGFDMPVLGLGTWTLRGKVAEDAVYVAIKNGYRLIDTAKYYDNEEAVGRGIRRAIDDGLVKREDLFVTSKLVPWSSSLDEDIDDSLEKLGLEYIDLMLLHQHGSDAEDKAVYKAMERAVKAKKIRSIGISNYYTEKTAKRFFADFEIKPAVVQNENHVFYQNTEFKEYAKRYGAVVESYYPLGGRGHTEDVLGNKVVAMIAKAHGKSAAQVVLRWHVQSGYIAIPGSKNPDHIAENISIFDFELTDDEMKQIAALDTGHRYENW